Genomic DNA from Solanum pennellii chromosome 3, SPENNV200:
ctttgaaaattttatttttttaattcattcactTCAAAATTAATagggataaaatgataaattcactatgtcaataattaatttcttaatagatatgtcaatttaaaaacaaaagattACGCGGTTAGGCAAACTTATACTACTTAATTATTCATTGTAACTAtattttgctataattatctcttgcgactaacattatacattaattacgtgagttgactttgagtttgtataattagtcacgtttgtatataattcacataatatacaaatacatatgtataacatacaattatctaactgatatacatatataatttaccTCTCTCCTACTCCCtgtcctctctcctctctttccCAATCTCGtttatcatatatacaaatacatatatataatatacaattatctaatcaatatacatatacaattcacctctctccactctttgccctctctcctaatatcgctcgcctctctcatcTCTATTACATGTAACTACGAAttgaaattatcaaattatagtTATGTAGAGTAATTTTAAATAGTTATATATAAATGTTCCTCATaagtaaaaataacttaaatacacaactataagtttagtattctctaattttcccttcttttttttaaatattacataattcccttttttttaaattttagtagaAGTTTAAAGATACATAGTCTTCTCTCTCCTATAACACACACTTCCCCATatcatgcctattttttctccactaaaacactcaatcttctgaatcactttttgaattttgaattattaattttagttaaaaatatttcacaacatttaatatgaaattttgaatttcaaaattcaaaaaatttgaaatttctgaaaattgAATGCTTCTGCTCATGTGGTGCTTGAAAAAGACGTTTTCTCTCTCTCAATAAAATCTGGGTTTGATTGTGCCTTTGCCATGGGATTAGTACTTGTGCTTGATCAAAtccaagttgatgattttgCTAAAAATCGGGTCGATGCCGACCCAATTATCACAGACGATCccaatttttcttcttaatttttctctatgaaagagttttaaattatatatatttgtttatagTTTTGAACTCTTTGAAAAATCAATCTGTTCCTTTTTGtctttaatgttaaaaaaagaATCCTACTAACTGAAAAATCaatctgtttttttttgaaattttttatcatgtatcagtgattaatttcaataactgcgccatcaagtgtgcttgctgatacattttgaatcagtgtgtatagtgttttagacgatgcattgatacatgaagtgtttgctgatacattttgaatcagtgtgcttgctgatacattttgaatcatcaagtgtgtatagtgttttagatgatgcattgatacattttgaatccatgaagtgtgcttgctgatacattttgaatccgtgtgtatagtgttttagacgatgcattgatacatgaatttgttgtgtatcataatgttttctatgtatcatgcggttttgaaaattgtattcaaaatagatgatataatctttgattttcaaaatttgaaattaatattcaattacGTGCTAATTTAAAGCTGATTAATGACCTGTTACCGTAACTTAAGCTATTTTAGTTAACAAGTTTAAATGTACCgtttttttcccatttttttcttaacagtttaaatttaccatgtatcatttaccatgtatcactagagttTAAAGTATCACGGCACAaaaattttaagggatttttagtaaatactaaatttgtcgggacagagtgtaattattgaattacactatgggattccttaaaattttactaattttttatcAAAGGAAAGAGGAACATGACAAATATGTTCAAGAGAATGAGTAAAGGAAGcatttttttgtttggtaaagATTCAGGTTTGGGCCTAATCAGACTAAGTTGAGTATTGAGAGAAACTTGAAGTGCAACAAGTTTGGCCCAATTATTCTATTCAACCCAAACTCAACTAATACCAATTTCCGTTCTAAAAGTttctaatttttgtataaatcaCAATACATAGTTTGTTATGCAATTTACACCTTATCCATTACTAGTATAGACAATCGTTTAATAATATGCTTTCATGTATTTGTCTTGTATCCTAATAATCTTGTATAAACCAATTACATTGGAATGAGAAAGGCATCAGATAATTTCCACATTTCAAGAAATCTTTCTTTCATGTTTCTTCATGGTATTAGATCAAAGATAGAGCTCACAGCCAAATCNttaccatgtatcatttaccatgtatcactagagttTAAAGTATCACGGcacaaaaattttaaggaatttttagtaaatattaaatttatcgGGACAGggtgtaattattgaattaggattccttaaatttttacttaataaAATGTAGTAGTAGATTTGTACCTATGTGTCAATTCGAGACAAAATCTATATGGCGTTCATCAGGCCCCAGAATCTGTCTTTGGGCTTTTAAGCAGAATACAAAGCCCAAGTAAGCGAACAACATATAAATATCTTGACCGGTTTCATTCAACACAGTTCGTCTTCCCAAATTCGAAGTATCTGCAGTCACAACAGGTAATTTCggatttttctttgattttctcCGAGATTATTGGTATGTACGATCAAATTGTTATTCGATCTGGAATTTAAGGTTTCAGGTTTAGTAAGATGGTCATGCTTAGATTTCTTCGGAttctgttttaattttttaatcaaactcTCATGGATAGGGTGAAAATTCATATAGCCTACCAACTGAAATTATATTATCCCTGTTACTTGCCATTCTATGATGTTTACGTATACGTTATTTTGGCACAGCGGTGATCAATTGATACTCAATTTGGCATTTAGGGTTTCAAGCTGATTAAGATGGTTGTGTTTAGATTATTTTGCATTCTATCATGCTATTTTGgcacaaaatattatttagtttttgtgttttattttaaCCGCTGATAAAGGTTAGGAATTGATGGAcgctttccttttatttttcttctattgattTTGGATTGGATTGGTTTCCTTTTGGTCTCTTTTGGGGATTTAGTTTGCTCCAGAACTACAGATTTAGTCTTCTCATTGTGCTCAAGTGATAAGAAATAAAATGGAATTTCACTGAATCTAAACATGATTTTTTGGCAACTGTATGATATCTAAAACTTAAAACTCTACACTTATTGTTTGCCAAAACAAAGGGTCTCTAGATTTTCCAAAGACGCGAAGCTAATgaagaaaaggaaacaaaaagGCAGGAGACAGAGAAAGGATAGAAAAAAGGGAAAGATGATGGAGATCACCAACAACACAGATGAAAGAGCAGTTAATGTGGACAGGATCTCTGAGTTGCCTGAACACATTTTACATCATATCCTTTGTCTTCTGCGCTGGCCAGCAGATTTAGCAAGAACTAGCATTTTGTCTAAGAAGTGGAAAGTCATTTGGGAGTCTTTCACGTCCTTTGATTTTGACCAGAGACACTTCCAATGTGTAAAAGCTGCTGATAAGTGGGATCATCTCCAACCTCTACCAGTGGAGAAACAGAGCTCAATTTTCAAACAGGAGTTTGAATCCCTGGGGTTTGTGGAGCTGCCTTTAATACAGAAGTTCATTCTGTTTGTCGAGAATACATTAGGAACCAGACTTAGACAGTTGCCAAGTATACAGAAGTTCAGGCTGCATGTCGTCTTTTCTGTTCACCTTCTGGCTCCCTTTATGAATCACTGGATAAGTGTTGCTACAGACAAAAATGTTAATGAGCTTGATATTCATGCAAAAATGGATGGCAATTTTTATGCCCTGCCTGAGCTTGTATTTGCTTCTAGGACAATAACTTCATTGAAGCTCTACGGATGTGAAGTGGGTGATTCTACTGCTATAAAGCTCCAAAATCTACGGGAGTTATCCATGAAAGCAATGCGTATCAATGAGAATATAGTCCATAATTTTGTACAGGCCTGCCCTTTGATCGAGGATATGCGACTGATCAATTGCTATGGTTTGAAATTCTTGCATGTTTCATCTCTGCCTAAACTAAATAAGTTTGAGGTACACGAGCGATCCAGCCTCAGGTCAGTCAAACTTGAGGCACCTGATCTTGAGACATTTTGGTTCCATGGGAAGAAATCTTCAAGGTGCAAACTAATCTTGGCTGGGTGCGGAAATCttaagaatttgactttgaatcATTCACATATGGCAGATAAGACCTTTCATGAACTTATCTCCCACTTCCCATTACTTGAAAAACTGTTCCTGTTGGAATGCCGTACATTGCACAGAATTACAATCTTGAGTGACAAGCTGAAGACGCTCTCTCTGGTAAGGTGCCACAAACTAAAGGAAGCCAACATTGATGCACCAAATCTACTTTCATTTGAATATACTGGTGCTGAGTTGCCGTTTTCTTCCATGAATGCTTCACGGTTGCAAGAAGTGAAGCTTCACTTGAAATCCCAAAAACAGAAGTCAGTGCAGAAATTCATTGAAGGGTTTGATGGCAAAGGTTTCAAGTTGCTTCTTGCCTCCAAACAGGTTTCGAACTTCTTCTCAACAATGATCCTATATGGTTTTCCCGTATGTTCTATTTTTTGCTTATATATTCATGTTGCATTTATAGGGTGTGAATATATATGAGGAATTGAGAGGACTTCATCTTTCTTATTTTGAACCATACAAGATACAATTGACTAAATCAGCAAGAATGGTGGAAAATCTTCTCAACAGTCACTTGCGAGATTTTCATCCAAAAACTCTCATCTTAAAGACATCTCTCAGAAGTGACCTCCTCGTGGTAAGATGACTTGTCTTCATTTGATCCTTAAGTCGTATTTTCTGGTTCTTCAATGCTTTCAACTACTACAGTGGATTGGACtcaattgttattttttgtgGAATACAGTTCATTCAGGAGAAGATATTGAACAAAGAGAAGACTCCTCCCAGCTGTTGTAAATATTACTCAAAGAAATGCTGGCGACATTATTTAGAAGGCGCTAAAATGTCTCTGCTTCCAGATGTGTCCTCTGCGGAGTATCCTAATACGATCTTGGAACTAAAATGGAGCGAAGCTGCAACTCTGCCGGAAGATGTAGACATATGAAGGATATAGACAGTAATACCTAGGACATATATGCATTTCCTGTACTTATCAAGTCATCTATTTGAACTAGAAccagtttttgtttttttttaatcattttactTTCAGACGAGCTCATCCGACCCAAACTGACCAAGTTCAAACTAAAGAACGTTTTTTTACGTGCGTGTATCTAAATAATTCGTCAACTCCATTTTCTGATGGTTGTTTTTTGCTTAAAATTTGGACCATTTTGGGATGGAAGTCTAGTGCAGTCTTGTAAATTTTATCAGCTCCCCTCCATATCAGAGAGGAACTATCTTAGAGAATTCATTGTACATATATCGGCCTTCTTTAGTGCTGGTTTTAAGTGAAGGAATATTTCCTCTACAGATAAAAAGAAGGTGCATTAGTGATTACTGGAACAAGTACTGCTACAGTGCTAACACTACTCTCTGTCTCTTTTGCCTTTGCCATACGCATCTGATTCTTATCCAAAAATCCCAACTATGATAAGATTTGCAGAGTTTCCACTACTGTCTATAGGTTAGGTGCAAAGCTAAGGTTCTGAAAAATGGTAAAAATCAGTATCAGATACGTCCAGCAATTACAATGGTTTCTCTCACTATATATACACTACAACGATAGGTTGGCTTCTACCACTATATAAAACCGGTTCTTTCTTGAAATCAACTTGATTAGGTTTTGGAATCATATCTTTGCATTTACGGTGATGGACTGGGTAAgttatcaaatttaaatttgtgattcGTTTCTGAATGTAAGCAGAGTTTCATTGTTTAGACGCTAGGCTGTAAGATTGATGAACTAATATCGTGCGGATAAACTGCATGTGGAGAAGGACGAAGGAAGCGAAATAAAGAAGAGGATCGTCATTGGATCATGGGGTGGTCATGGTGGAAGCCCTTGGGATGATGgtagcttcaatggagttagAGAAATTACCCTTGTCTATTCTCTTTGTATAGATTCCATCACTGTTGTCTATGACCAAAATGGCCAGCCTTATCAAGCAGAGAAGCATGGAGGAGTTGGAGGCAGTAGAACTGCGCAGGTGACACATTTTAGTACATACACTGacaataccaaaaaaaaaaaaatcaaaatcttttttgGCATCACTGTTGTTTTTTGGCATTTTGCGTCAAATCTTTTACTACTGCGAATCTTAATGCCTATAAGTGAATCTCAATTTCAGATTAAGCTGCAATTTCCAGAAGAATACCTAACGAGCGTTAGCGGCTATTATTCCCCGGTGGTGTATGGTGGTAGTCCTGTGATAAGGTCCCTCACTTTTAGCAGCAACAAACGAAAATTTGGACCATTTGGTGTTGAAGGAGGAACGCCATTTTCAATGCCAATGGAAGGTGGGCAGATTGTAGGCTTTAAAGGAAGAAGTGGATGGTATGTAGATGCTATTGGCTTTTATATAGCTAAAGTGAAGACAACTAGAGTCTTACAGAAGGCTAAACAAAGTCTAGTGAAACTTGCATCTTCTGTGTCTATGAACTACAGATCTGGAGATGAACCAAAAAAGTATTCTTATTTCTACAAACCAACTATTCCAAAAACTGAAGCATAAGGAACTGGACCTCGAGTCAGTCAACCTGATTCCAATTCGAGCAatccaaagaagaaaatttacaaggaAAGATCTCCCtatgatttatgaaaacttgTGTTCATTCATAGTATGTAACTCAGCTATCTGTACTACAAAGAAAAACTAATATGGTTTTAACAACCATTTCTTGTTGACGTTTATGCTTTagtgttatatatatacttttatatacGCCTTTTTCCCCCTCATCTTAATTGATTCATGCAAATCTGCAACCTCCCATCAACAGAGATGCAAATACAAACCACTCTGGTATCATTAcacaaaaatgtgaaaaaatacttcaaaaatGCATAGATATCACGATCAGCCATgttaaatgaaatttgaaaatattagaaCTTTGGAAAGTGGTAATTTTGAAACTTGATAATTATATTGTGTTTTTCATACACAATAAAACACCTGAACCACCTAAAGCATTCAAACTTTCACGGTAAGACATGTTTAGTCTCGATTCTTCCATTATTGGTTTGAATTAGTAAATCTCCACCCTCACCTCCTCTTCAACAGAGAAATGGAGAGTTTTGAACATATCTAAATCCAGAGGGAGCAGATGAgcaaatttttaaattgaaacaCACAAGCATCATCAATAAATCTTTAACCGATCAAAAAGTGTATTTATATCTCAGTAAACATATGTTCAGCAGTCGTGGTGTCTGATCTAGGGCCAAAACTGGCACAGGTATAACCTGCAATACCTCATTACAACATTTGAGAAATGTGCAAAATAATACTTCCACATTCAGCATAAAACAAAAGTTATCTTGACGTTGAATCTGTTTAAGAATGAGATGATGAATCTGTTTTCTCAGCCAAATAGTGCTCAAgcatatcttcttcttcatcatctgtTCACACACAGGAAaacattaaagataaaaataatcaCGTCATTATGATCCACAATCAAATGAACAGAAGTAAAGCAcacacaagaaaaagaaaattgaccttcaaaatcatcatcatcgAAATCAATATCATCCACGTCTTCATCAGATTCTTCAGCAGTAGCTGCTGCAGCTTTCTGTTGACAGAAGAAAAACCTATTTAACAACAGCACACATAGCCATACCATGAACCTACAACCTTCCCTAAGCAGCTTATGCAGTAACAGCACCTCATACCCAAATCAAATGAGCTACCACTACATATAGCAAACACTTGTGTATACTATCTTAACTGTTAGAATTAATGTATGGTCAGGGAACATTACTAGCAGCAGGCTAATCAGAAGGAAAAGGAACGGGGCCCAGAGCTACACTTTTATCATACAGGTATTCCTTTCTCTGAGCCCCATAACCCTTATCTCAGTAACACAAAAAGTTCTGACAACACAAAAGTAAAAGATAATAGAACAAATATCGAGATCATACTAAAAATCAGGTCAGAGGGTAGTCATTGCTGGCATCTTACATTTTTAATCCGGCTGAATGAAGAAAAACATCAATACATTGTTATCATGTCTTAAGACTAACAGTATATTTTAGCAAAGGGAATTGGACGTTTGTCTTTATATAACATTGCCTTCACATTTATTAAACACAAAAAAGGGAGACAGACTCCACTTAATGGAATAGTCTTATGGAACTCTGGTCAGTATCTGCAAAATTGAAAC
This window encodes:
- the LOC107014443 gene encoding uncharacterized protein LOC107014443, which produces MKKRKQKGRRQRKDRKKGKMMEITNNTDERAVNVDRISELPEHILHHILCLLRWPADLARTSILSKKWKVIWESFTSFDFDQRHFQCVKAADKWDHLQPLPVEKQSSIFKQEFESLGFVELPLIQKFILFVENTLGTRLRQLPSIQKFRLHVVFSVHLLAPFMNHWISVATDKNVNELDIHAKMDGNFYALPELVFASRTITSLKLYGCEVGDSTAIKLQNLRELSMKAMRINENIVHNFVQACPLIEDMRLINCYGLKFLHVSSLPKLNKFEVHERSSLRSVKLEAPDLETFWFHGKKSSRCKLILAGCGNLKNLTLNHSHMADKTFHELISHFPLLEKLFLLECRTLHRITILSDKLKTLSLVRCHKLKEANIDAPNLLSFEYTGAELPFSSMNASRLQEVKLHLKSQKQKSVQKFIEGFDGKGFKLLLASKQGVNIYEELRGLHLSYFEPYKIQLTKSARMVENLLNSHLRDFHPKTLILKTSLRSDLLVFIQEKILNKEKTPPSCCKYYSKKCWRHYLEGAKMSLLPDVSSAEYPNTILELKWSEAATLPEDVDI
- the LOC107014445 gene encoding jacalin-related lectin 19, producing the protein MDWDEGSEIKKRIVIGSWGGHGGSPWDDGSFNGVREITLVYSLCIDSITVVYDQNGQPYQAEKHGGVGGSRTAQIKLQFPEEYLTSVSGYYSPVVYGGSPVIRSLTFSSNKRKFGPFGVEGGTPFSMPMEGGQIVGFKGRSGWYVDAIGFYIAKVKTTRVLQKAKQSLVKLASSVSMNYRSGDEPKKYSYFYKPTIPKTEA